TTCAAAGTTCCATTTGAGGTTGGCTCTGTCCCCTTAAACTCGGATGGGTGGAACTTTGGAACAAGAACCATGAGAAAAACTGGCAAGAAAACGAGTCCGTGAAAAATACCGATGATGGTCACCAGAAACATCATCCAGAAGAAAGTACGATATATATAGGAATTACTTAAAGCGAACAAGAATATGGCCAAGAATGTAGAAATAGCGCCTTGAAGTGTTGGTGCTCCCAGGGAGTACAGCGCATGAATAGATCGGTTTCGGCGATGTTGGTACGGAGATGCTGTGTATGCGTAACTAATATGAGCAGAGTAGTCGACGCTGAAACCCATCGATATAAAGAGAGTAACCATTGAGATGGAATCCAATGGGATAGACAAATGAGACATGTAACCAATGACTCCCATGAGGGTGGAGACAACGGATAATGTGACGGTTATTGCACAGATGGGATGAGGGATGAGAATGAGAGAAATGAGAAACATTGATGCCACACCAATGCCCAAAGTCAATATCGTGTTGCTACGTATTGCTATATATTGTTCATACATCCATGGAGCCGCACGATGATAGGCAATGAGGTTTAATTCAGATTTGGCAACGACACGTCGGATGTACAAGAACATGTCACGTTCTCTTTTAGTTGTGTCAATATCTTTTCCAAGAACGTAAAATCGAGAactgattattgattgattgttcGAATCGAATATGATGTCTGGCACAAATTGTTTATACACAGGTAACGCAAGAAATTGTTCCCAGAGAATATTCAAAAATACCTCTCTGGAAGGTACTTCTATCTGTTGTACGTCCAAAAATTCCAAATAATGCCTCAGCCATGAGACTGAAAAATTTGAGATGTGGAAATATTCACTAGCTTCGAGTTCAGCCATAATATTTTCTAAGCCATTCTGCACATCTGAATTCCAGTATTCAAGTTCAGACATAGCTATCACAGACATGTCAGGACCGTAATTTCTGAAGTACTTTTTCTCTTCCTTGTAATACATTCTTAGATAAGAATCATCAGAAGCGATATTTTCAACCACTTCCCCGCCTTCTTCTAAATAGACGCAACCCAATATTGAAAATCCAAGGTAGGCCAAGTACAGGAGAACAATAACTGTAGCGGAGAACGAATGTGTGACGAATGGTCCGTAATATTTCTTAAAGAATATCATCAAAGCAGAATCTGAAGACTCATCTACATTATATTGATGATTATCTTTTCTTGGTGAAATATCTGAAGACCCTCCAGCACAAAATAGGGAATACGCCTTTGATGGTGCATCTTGTTTAGGCAGAACCTTACGAAGAGTCAGGGCGTGGCGCTTCTGTTCTTCTCTATATCCGGTTATCGCCATACAAGCTGCAAAGAACGTTATcatgtaaaaataacaaaaaaggaCAGCAACGCTAGCATAGATACAAAACAAACGGATGGAATAGAAATCAGTGATGCAACCTATCCCGAATGCTAAAGCGTCAGTTACGCTGGTAATGGTGACAGATAAGGCGGATTCCTCCATGGCCTGACTCATTCTATCCGGGACTGATTTATGGACGCTTGTTCGTCGCCATGCAGATATCATGATAAACATGTCATCCACGCCAATACCTGTTCACAATGAAAAAAGAAGCATATCATATCATACgtaatcataggcgtagatcccgtggGTGATggtggggatttatcccccccaatattttgccaggggggtggtccatacaatcatccccctgataatgggtttctgcccaaattaacctcatatttgcccattttagcccccaaagtgcataTTTTCGCGCACTTcccgcgcatttattccacttttacaccatatttcatcaggttagcttcaaaatagcaaaatagcgcgcatttgtatcataaacttattctgtcgccaaaaggtgctgcatagGCTATACTTCTACGTCACTGTACGTAATTGAGCACTATAGactgaaatgtaggcctactttaaattaTTATGTACTAAGAACAAGCCTGTATACAAAAGACTGATTATTACTGTAGCATGAGTAGAGCCAAATGGCTCCATATAATTGTGtatcctttgtgctcatttttgGACTGATATTAGACTCtgtacaagtctttaggcttgattgtcacaccATTCAAAAACATTCCACAAAATGCATTTATTGGCTCTTATTTCCATGATAAATTGGTCAAATTTTACaagttgactttcattaccagtTAGTTAcaactaaaggattatgattgATCTATTTTACTTGTCAATCAGGTTTGCAGGTTCGCGAAACTCGGTCGAAAACTTACGACAGTCGTATACGCAATGGACACAGCACGcgacacaccgtcatcatccctatatcttcgtgttaaaaattgccgtgatagtacgatgaatcatcacgtttttcaacaactacgcatggtgattttattcgagataggccgtgcaactcaggctaagcatacaatttgagattttgagcgcctgccacactgtttctattctatgttttacgattttcgcatgatcaatatatggctggccataaccgccacaacgtggagctgctacgcgtagcttacttttcgcttcgcggagctaaattgaccaatcatgttagatcttttcattacgcggagccagtggatgcatcctcgttccagagagagaaaactcttgccaaaattaatgtttactatggggattttaaatgaatcgattgtaaataaaccacgaccagttgtacaggatcaataccattgtttgattagtgtatagtcaatgttaccttgcatgcatgtgtcatgtgtgtggcgtgtttgtttgtttgtttgtttgtctactgtgtcaggccaggatcactgacacccacggtactgatactctcatactatcacggtgatcatattgttgaatgttgttgacttaaaaataatcatgatgcagtcatgtctacagtagaactcaccacgacctttgaaggacttaaaccctattaaaagctattaaaccaagataacactcaatgaaaacggctcaactatgttacatcagatcttctctggttaaatacacactgcacttgtgtctgttttacctgtgcaatgagcaatgagctggtattatagtttcagttgggtgaacgattataaagcgaacgcaaggtaaaaatactgtgggcttttgtttacgaaatgagacaatagtctgcttattgttaaccagcgttcttgaaaatgagaagcttaatgacttaacacggtttagaaataatttcttcatattttttggtacaaaagtaccaatatttccaaacacctaaattagctaaaaatttaggacatataCTTagaactatattttctagaatttcagagaatactttaaatattggtcggttattttttacacagtagtgacgtcaactaggcaatggcctatacttctaacatacactatttgtagaggtcacgcgtcaatggtgagcgcactgagtattgtgtataggaaaacggacagtaaatacagtatgtatggcctactactagtatataaagtaaatccgaactggtttgcagtttgctgaaggtcgaattccgcagggacaccgcgcaagttatacaaattagctcccggcgatacactgcagatcgtagaactgtgtgcatagttaataccaccactctgcctagctatatagttatgtacaaaactgtatgagtttcttatgagtgcatgtccatcttaataataagtcagttcgtacttttcataaactactttttgaatcataactttcgtgaccgaggatatcttgcaactacgtgacgctcgtctggcgaattcttaatgaataaattcgcttcacgtaatgagtaagtcgtaccggtacttaattagtcagttttacctccgagtaatgaaaactctaacatgatcatgattggtcaatttggctccacggagcaaaaagtcagctacgcgtatatccagctccacgttgtggcggttgcggcctaccatatcagtatcccatatgatatttctattgcaagaaaattttatttgttgtcaggttttatcttaaatacactaactggaaattaaatacactaattagtgaggaccggtattttgctgtggatatgtttaactgcaatttgcgggtaaaaatttgaaatcctgagtaaaaaattttgatcatattcaactctttgagaaaaaatgtatataaaagaatgcatgtaaaatccagctgcaatacaatgtacattattgacacactatcaccctctttatctacggcaataatagaatatcgatttcaatcgaattgaatacgatgctcagttttgagtttgtagttgactactaagcgacctaagcgatcgattgctagccaatcagatagaactccttttcttgcgttcggtgaaataccagtcgcccgtcgctcaccaacggagtattaaatttatatttatcgaataggaagtcgacactgtgcgcgatgtatatattattaaaataagattttaatcTAAAGAAATCTACATGGTATCCCAAAAAAAGAGGtcactcattgcgccctctttttctcctatttcagaaaagttgatcaagtatatgttggtatataaagaagcctttacccggtAGCTTtgataaaccgaaacaattatttcaatcggctcataacctttgaagatatgcccttttaaagaaatgtgcccgtttttcactctgtccacggaggaggtttggctacttcaaagattgaaaagtgcatataccatgcatgaatataaaacattcctcgatgataccTTTATAAAatgacaactttattttagggaatgggctttaccggtgggcttatgggttatgaattttgttaagtgtcattaatttgggcgaaattgatgtgagatgggatttcttttgctatacttgcaataacttattttatgcctttttgttttattatgtttcttattttcttactttattgtttcttgctttctttttattgacaagtcatttctctttttggaataaaaggtagccctgaaaaggactGTTTAGTTTGACTTTGGTTCATTTGAAGTGagttactgtgctgctctgcaatctacctggttgcctccttgacgaatacaggtttcagccctagtcctcattgcatcaattgcgttgcgtaccaaccttgtgcgccggatacttacgAATAttgcagtaatacgtttgcaaagatcttggaatttgccacaaatgaagaaatcaagtggtgtgaggtctggtgatcttataggccactccacagcatgacccatcccaaccactctgtttgctatccgtggacagattgaaaaacgggtacttgtctttaaaagggcatatcttcaaaagtcgggagccgattgaaataattgttttggtttattaaccctaaccgcctaagggctttttggcgacgggaagggaaagaaggaaagaataaagagagaaaagaaagaacgaagttgtttgctctgggcgggattcgaacccgagacccctcgcatgccaagcactcggtcggcgacactttgccacgggtcttgggcttcgctggccagcgaaaccgtgcctatatatcacttagggcgattgcgtcatcacaccacgtgggatgcatgcacgaacagcgcgtataccaagtagtattttgtagcatacaggagggttagggttaaagcaaacaattaaaggtttctctACATACCaagatatatttgatcaacttttcaaaaataggcgaaaaagagggcgcaatgagggaaCTCTTTTTTAGGACACCCTATATTTATGCATTACATACCACTGTTGTACGTAAGTTTACGACTTTTTTAATCCCTAAAAAGTAGTGTTTTTTTTTGACCGCGAGAGCAGATGAAGGAACTTGAGATTTGAAGAGAGCTGTAAAATGCATGTCAAACTATACATCTTTAATATGACTGAAATAATTTGTAAAGTTTATTACTATCTATAACTTATGGTTACGGTGATATACAAAACGTGTCGGCCCTTTTTCGGGTGGGAGTGGTTCTCGTTCTATCTGAACATGAAATCATTGTGAGATGCGTTGATATTAAAGTATCAATAATGTACTATGGAATAGGCTCTATAAACGTCTGCATTTAACATTTGAACGAATAAGCTACAGTCAGAGTATTACTTACCTATAATTAGAAATGGCATTGCCCCAGCTGTATTGGTGTAGGGAATACCGATGAAAGCAAATAATCCCAATGTAGAACCCAAGGCAAGTCCAGCCGTCAACAAACCTAATGTAGCTAATATAGGTTTGGTACGGATCCAATCCAGCATTGCGGTAGATAGCACGCAAAATGTGACGACAATAAGGCCTACAATCGTAATTAGGTCCAGAGTGATAGCTGAAGACGCGTCTAGTTCTTCAGTAAACGATATTGATGCAAGCCGGTAGACATTGAGCTTATCAGAaataaaatgtttcatttgataGAGAAATTCTCCTTCCCACTTCAACCCAATGCCTTCTTCTTCTTCAGTGTCGGAACGTAAATTATAAGTCAAAACTAACGCTTCTGCTTTCTCGATCACATCTGTATCATTAGAAAGCGTTACACCTCCAATGAAAGCACCCGTTAAGAATATCTCTCCGTTTGATTTCATGGCCAGAGGATACGTAAGTGAAgcattttcaaaaattcttgtATCAAAAAGGTTCACAAAGTCATTCTCATGACATTCTCCATTCCACATTAAACATAGATCTTCATATCTGTAATAGCCATCATCCAGCTGAATTGTAACATTCATTACTGTTGTGTGCAATCTGGAAACTTCTTCCATATTTGGTATTGTCAAAATATTATCGTCGGTTTTGGGTGTTACAATTAGAAAAACCCAACGTCCAATTCTGAGTTGATGTCTGGGTAGCATATTCTCGTCGACTACTTCAGAGTACAAGTCTTCTTCCAGAATGACACGATTGCGGAGGGATTGGCTACCTTCTGGAGCAATTAAAACTTCGGGATCTTTTTCTGTTGTCAAAAAGGTAAATATTCCAGTCGCAAGAATCACAGTAAGCAAAATTGGAATGATAATGAATGGTGCAGGATGTTTACCAACAAGTTTGCCATGACTCAAAAATAACACACGGAGGGGTTTTTCAACGCAGTCAAATTTCATCTTGGTTCAGTGCgttaattttttcaatatttcaaaaatctgcTGTATCCCTACATGTATGGAGGCTTGTCTAGTCGAAGTCTGGTGTGTTGATATTTAACTGTATGAATAGAAAATAAACATGAAGTCATGACTCTCAaatatcgtcgtcgtcgtcatcatcatcatcatcatcatcatcatcatcatcatcatcatcatcatcatcatcatcatcatcatcatcatcatcatcatcatcatcatcatcatccttcctcctttttttttctctcctgacttatattgggatattccagaaattaaaggcaccccacccctaaagaagacatgggattcccaaatattttcatcattttttgctctgggaattcccccaaaaatggtcattattttcacaaccttaaaaaagacatgggaattcccaagaaaaagacacctttttattttaggcttaggaattcccaaaaattttgacaaaaatgtgcCTGTCTtgtttagggacactgggaattcccaattgttttaatcattttattgtcaaaatgggaattcctttttttttccttcttttttttgataaaattttggtctgggaattgccaaaaatttatggtacaaacttacatgtcttctttagggaggtgccattaatttctgcaATAGCCCATTGCGTGGCTTGAATTATGAACCTGCTTCCGATTCTGGATACTAGTatttaataaaaatccctttaaaaaagtAATGGACGCCCAATGAGAGCTTTGATGTGAtgggctgaaatgtaaccgtttggatattttttttctttaaaacaataatgtaacattagcatagtaagcaaagaaagatttgAGGATGTAAAGCATATGGCAGAGGTGCATGGGATgtaagaggattggtttcaaataaaaaggaatatagctcaggttaccatttcgattactattgttaggaaattgTATatcatgtgggggggggggggcttgtttGAGCAGAATTATTGTATTCAGAATATAAGTATACATATTTTAttcttatggattgttttccaaacAGGGGTATTTATTTCTTACGATTGACTGCATCGGTAAAGAAGACAAGAACAAACAATCTGAGGAAGTGTCGATACTCGATATTTAAACAGATATGAATATATATTAACATTTAGATAACACTGCTTTATACGAGACACACTAGTCCTAGATAAGACCACTTAACGTGTTATAGAAATAGATCATAAGAACTATAAATTGTTAACACTAAggttatttataaata
The Amphiura filiformis chromosome 3, Afil_fr2py, whole genome shotgun sequence DNA segment above includes these coding regions:
- the LOC140148480 gene encoding patched domain-containing protein 3-like; its protein translation is MKFDCVEKPLRVLFLSHGKLVGKHPAPFIIIPILLTVILATGIFTFLTTEKDPEVLIAPEGSQSLRNRVILEEDLYSEVVDENMLPRHQLRIGRWVFLIVTPKTDDNILTIPNMEEVSRLHTTVMNVTIQLDDGYYRYEDLCLMWNGECHENDFVNLFDTRIFENASLTYPLAMKSNGEIFLTGAFIGGVTLSNDTDVIEKAEALVLTYNLRSDTEEEEGIGLKWEGEFLYQMKHFISDKLNVYRLASISFTEELDASSAITLDLITIVGLIVVTFCVLSTAMLDWIRTKPILATLGLLTAGLALGSTLGLFAFIGIPYTNTAGAMPFLIIGIGVDDMFIMISAWRRTSVHKSVPDRMSQAMEESALSVTITSVTDALAFGIGCITDFYSIRLFCIYASVAVLFCYFYMITFFAACMAITGYREEQKRHALTLRKVLPKQDAPSKAYSLFCAGGSSDISPRKDNHQYNVDESSDSALMIFFKKYYGPFVTHSFSATVIVLLYLAYLGFSILGCVYLEEGGEVVENIASDDSYLRMYYKEEKKYFRNYGPDMSVIAMSELEYWNSDVQNGLENIMAELEASEYFHISNFSVSWLRHYLEFLDVQQIEVPSREVFLNILWEQFLALPVYKQFVPDIIFDSNNQSIISSRFYVLGKDIDTTKRERDMFLYIRRVVAKSELNLIAYHRAAPWMYEQYIAIRSNTILTLGIGVASMFLISLILIPHPICAITVTLSVVSTLMGVIGYMSHLSIPLDSISMVTLFISMGFSVDYSAHISYAYTASPYQHRRNRSIHALYSLGAPTLQGAISTFLAIFLFALSNSYIYRTFFWMMFLVTIIGIFHGLVFLPVFLMVLVPKFHPSEFKGTEPTSNGTLNSGYKADNDIEYIDVSRPSHNNASFKISSGIAVQQSGSSTMSNLSAARRQDNVSGIANISSNGDVNRPIYSNNIYKIVYNPNHVTFKSLYPYSSKTCNNS